The Nicotiana sylvestris chromosome 6, ASM39365v2, whole genome shotgun sequence genomic sequence TGTAAATATGATCTCTctctctccccccccccctcccctctTCTTTCTGTTTGCTCAAAGGCTTCGAGATATTATTTCCTTCTGACTGCTTAACTAATCACTGTATCCAAAGTGGACTTTTAGATTCTTCAACTTGGACTAATACATGGAGAACAATATATCTTGCTATTGAATAGGAGTATCTATTTATTTAATGAAGTTTTTTCACTCTGCTCTCCATAATGTATGTGTTATAATTGAgcactctttttcttttgtgGGCTCTGATATACCACTATCTTTTGCTTCTTGAAAAGAAATATGTTCTTGATTGCATAGCTTACCTCACTCTTTTAAGTCATATGAATAGTCATATAAGATGGACCTCCACTTATATCTCATAAAGTTAGGAGGTTCTGAAATTAGACTtataaatttttattattattattattatttttgcgcATAATATTGAATGGTTACTTGCTGAGCGCATCAGTTCCTTATTCTGTTCAACTCTGAAGATTTTTACTCTTACTTCTCATTTATGTCCTTCCCTCTATAGACACTAATGAAGCAGCTAGCAACATTGGAAGACTACAATAAAAATCTTTCTCGTGCCATTGAAGATGTGACCAGTGAACATCTGAAGAAGAATGAGGTAAGCTTTTAGCTTGAGTCTTCTTATTTCTGTCTCTAAATAGACACCATCGCTAATTTCTGGTGCTGTTTTATTTATCAGATGGTTCCTGTGTATTTGATATCTTAAGAAAAAGCACGTGATCACTCTTTTTTATGCTCTATATTTCTTGAAGATGAAAACTAATAAATGATAACCTCGTCATAAAACAGATTTACAGACATCAAAAAGCAGAGAAGACAATCGAGAGGCGAGTTTTTGTTGATTTCTTCTGCTACCCTGAGCGCTTAAGAAACAAGGTCATGGAATTTGCTGCAAGTGTTGGGGCTTTGCAATCGTCATAGTTGCTTTTCCTTGTATATTGTGCTTTGTACGTAGTCGGTTTCTTCATTTTTGATATATTTGAGCATGTATGTAGCCCTGTTTCTTCTttcctgccttcagtccaacattTTTCAGCATTGTGATGGGACTTTAGCCTCATGATTCATATGGTACAATTACTAAATACGTAACCTGCACTAGTTATCTTGTATGCACGTCATGAAAATGTGTTCGAAAAGGGATTGGTATTCTAATGCGCTGTACCATTTCCAGAATCTCCAGTTTTAGCCGCAGTTAATATTTCCAAGAAGATGTATTAAGCACAAAACATAAGATCCTTTTCAAAATAGGTTTTTAACTAATAGTTCGGACCTAGAGAGCTACTTTATGTCTTTTTCTGAATGAAATGTTCGTTGCATTGACAAAGAGAGGCATTGTACAATTATTTGGGTATTGTCTGACGAGATGGGATATTCTTAGACCATTTGTCGCTTTACTAGTGTGAAATAGTCTCTTTGATTTATATCTTTACTTCCTCTTTAGTCAACTAAAGTTGTTTTTGTTGCTTCTTTTGATGAATCACTCATTACAGCCTTTTAATCAACCTTTTGTTTCAGTGTTAATCCATATAGACGGGCAAAAGCAAAAAGTAGTGGAGTTATTGATCCTTTCTTACAATGTAGGTTAGTTTTCCTATTAtgatcaaaagaaagaaaaagagaaaagcctCCATGGGGAAAGACAAGGCAAGTATAAAGATGTTTCCAATAAGACCATAAACCCACTTTTAGTTTAGACATGATGATTAGTCTGAATCGAAGTTTTATGGTTTTATATATGGATTTAAGTTAAAATACACAATCAGTGTAGCATGTTCTTTTCTTCGGAACACAAACGGGAAATATTTTCTTTAAGCATTAACAAATGAATGTTAGATACCTCCAAAATTTGGTTCAGTTAGCTAATTGACACTTTAATTGATAATTAATAAAACGCCAGAGTAAAACGATCTTACAAAAGAAGATTCGAAAACTGAAAATGCACAGGGCACCATAAATAAAGACACGAGGGAGAGATTTCTCTTTTTTCTCATACATTAATATATCCTTGTAATGCCAATTTCCCACACAGTACCTCAagattttttaaattataaaagcCAACCCTAGTATAGTACTAAAGGGTTCCACGGTGCACGAAAAATTATGTGTTTATACAGGATTCAAGGAAGGGCCATGTAAGGGTCTGATGCAAGCATTAATAGCTAATTCTACGGCTCAAACCCGTAATCTATAAATCACATGAAAACAACTCTACCGGTGCTCTAAAGCTCCCCTTAAACACTACATAGTACTAGGACATCAAAATACTTCCAAGAAGAAACATACGTTTAGCAATGTAGAGAAGAAAGGAGaagattctttcttcttttttgggcCATTTTTTACTGGTTTAAACCCAACAAAAGACTCCAAACATAACTATAAATATAGACAAAATCACCATGCAGACAAACTACTAGTTCTATACTTTCTGGATTTTCTCTTCTTTTGCTTGCACCATGTTCAACAAGCACAAGAAGGCCGCAAACAGCTCGAGATGATAGCCCGGACGCCCTtctgaaaagaatttaaataaatcaaaggaaaagtTTTAGCACAAGGAAAAAGTATTGACACTTCAATAAGGTTGCATATTGTAATCTCAGGAAAAGGAGTTTTCAAAAAATCTTTTTTCTATATAAATGAGATTGTCTTGTTAATTAAACTTTAACATGTAGtgcataaaaattaaataaaccaaAAAGTAATCATCTTTAATAGTACCATTTTCGTTAGAACTCATCAATCACTCTTCTCTTTGCTTTTTCTCTGTCAAAAAGATTACCACTTTAAGCAATGTCACTTCAGAACTATTCATCAGATGGTTTGACACCACATAAGAAGGGCTATCCCTTTCAGTTTTTGGCCCACAAAAAGTCCCTTCATTTCTGGTAACATGAATGGGAGGAAGAACTAGGAGAGCAGAGTGGTTGTAGCCTTTATGCTACGGGTTCAATTGAACTCACAACTAATGACACAGATTATgaatatatatgtagaaatctacTAAAATCCCAACAAGTATTACAtttgaacccataattttaacAGTAAAATGTTTCATCGCTAAAATCTTAAAAGTTGAGCCCATTAAATTTAAACCCTAAATTCGCCACTATAGAAGAGAGTGGAAGGTAGAGGCAACTACTAGTTTTTGTTTTGCAAGAAATATAGGCGGATCGAGTTGTGACAAATTTTTGTTCAAACCCATTTACAACTCATCAGCTATCACTACTAGCGGCCTCGACCAAGGTCTAGGTCGCCGATAGTAGTGATTGTGGTAAGGATAGAAGTAGGGCCGGAGCCACAGTAAAAGTTACGAGTTCAACAGAAGTCAGTAACTAAGTTACAACAGGTTCGACAAAACACACTTAGCTTATTATATTAAAATCCTGAATCTGCCTAAAGATAGGAGAAGTTAGAAGGACCTACCCTTGTAGGCTTAGCATAGAGCAACTCGGGGGAAATCTTGTAGAGATCTTCATCAATAGGCTTTTTGGGCACACTTATAGTAGTTGGAGGAGATATAGGAAGAGGGCTGGGTGGTTCTTTCTCAAAATCACACATCACCCATGCTTCTTTTCTTGCTTCTTTGTAACTTGCTTTTTTCTGCCAATCACACTTTTACAATTAACTTCTGCACTTCATATACTATAAAAACAAAGGAGAAAATCACATCCAATAGTAACCTAAGCTTGTTCAACTAATTTAGAAGGGTATTATCACTTTAAGCACGCATTTATATTTAGTAttcgaaaaagtgtataaaatttatataatttttgtatataatatacaaaatgtttatatatatatatatatatatacacacacaccttttcggctattattttgagagcgaatatacaatgtcattttccctttttattcttcGATGGATATAACAAGTGGCGCATATTCAAAGAAGCAACCACATAAAAGCCAAGGGATCAGTGACGAAGTGAGATTTTTTACTAATGGCtgtcaaaatattttaaaaaaatacacAAATAATTAAGAGgattcaacatatatatataatttttattttagttttaaaaaaattacctAGCTACGCAGTGTAATTTTCCAGGGTTAGGTGGCTCTACCTTTGCTCAGTGGAGGAGCCACATGCACCCAAGGGGTGTACCTCGACTTCTTGGTGagtttatttctttatattttgactccCTTTAATGAAAAACCTAGCTCCCCTCTgcttatatatgtgtgtgtatatatataacaacAAAAAAATCTATCTAGCTACACATCATTTTCTGATAAAGGGTATCAATCTCTTGGACAAAGATGGCTATGCCATTGGTTATAATAGAGAGCTAAGAGGCTAATGTTCATAAATTGAAGAGCCACCTTTgtcaataaatattttttttgcgGAAAAATTATACTGTATAGCTAGGTAAAAAAAATATTACCTTACGACGAGGAACAACGATCATGGTAGGTGTAACAATATCATTCTGGTAAAGATCACCAGTGACATACAAATCAGAGTCATGAGAATAGCTGTAGTGAAACAAACCAGCTTGCCTTGCTGATTCAAAACACTCTGTAAAAGGAATTGGAATTTCATTATTGTTACAATCCCAGCTACCAAATGCTGGAACATGGCTCCTCCTAAAGTAATAGTTACTCTCCTGTTTtgaaccaaaaataaaaaatgaaaatcaacaTTGATAAACTCTTGTTCAAAAAGATAACTTTCCAACAATACAATAAAAAATGGATATTTGGCCAAACTATTAGGTTATAAATTGGACTATGTATATCATAACACATAGTCCAACATTGAAAACATAACAATATGGATGAGTCGGACTCTGATATCATATGAAAAATAGACTTTTGGGTAAGTCAATCTTATTTGAAATTATGCTTGGATAAGCATTTCACTCGaaaaaaatattgttgttttgtGAGTgaggaattttcttttaaaaaattttaaaaagtggtcaaaattatttttttgcttttgaaaaactcattttcgaaaaatttctaaaaacttataaaattttatggacaaaaatatttttgaagaaaaaaaatcgaaaaaaggaaaatattttaataGACAAACGGGTCCTTAAAATGATATAAGGTGACAACATCTCATATCCTGGAATAAtctaacaaataaacaaaagggAAATTAAAGAAGATATTACGAGTTACTTACATCCATTTTGGTGCTATAGCAAAGAAACCAGTAGAATATTTGATATTGATCAAAGTTGACTCTTTTTATAAATATGAAGAGGGAATGGGAGGATTTTTTTAAAGGAACCTGAAATGAGTTTTCCTTATGTTGTTGATGggtttttaaaggtaaaaaaaaaaagaaaaaaagagagagaacagAGGACAgtgagaaaatgaaaattcaaagaGATACTATACTGTAGAAAAAAGGTGAGAAACAGAGAAAGAATGTGAGAAGCAGACAAGAGGGACAGAGAGAGTAAATTCAGCTTTTACTCTTTTTGCTTTACGGATTGAGAGAATTTATTTACAGTATATTTTTTCTCCAATTTGTTTGGTCTTTGTTGAGACACTGTATATACTGAGGTACTATCATTTACAGTGTAATATACTATTGTTGCTTTCTCACAGTGAAAATTCAAATCAATACTCTCTCCGATTCATTTTAAGTGTTTTTTTAACGTATTAAAAAATTCACCTTTTAGtgttaattaataatgaaattgatcatattaactTTAATTAGCtcattgaaaatataacaaactaTTCCTAAGCTCTTTACTCCAAGGA encodes the following:
- the LOC104241894 gene encoding uncharacterized protein, with amino-acid sequence MDESNYYFRRSHVPAFGSWDCNNNEIPIPFTECFESARQAGLFHYSYSHDSDLYVTGDLYQNDIVTPTMIVVPRRKKKASYKEARKEAWVMCDFEKEPPSPLPISPPTTISVPKKPIDEDLYKISPELLYAKPTRKGVRAIISSCLRPSCAC